Proteins encoded together in one Papaver somniferum cultivar HN1 unplaced genomic scaffold, ASM357369v1 unplaced-scaffold_21, whole genome shotgun sequence window:
- the LOC113339332 gene encoding phytolongin Phyl2.2-like, whose translation MIPAEPNNQFIYACVSKGTMILSELNMAGDTDIEKIASKCLEKAPNLHQKFSQTTSTKTYSFLVDGLFTYFAIFQKNTIPNVDGSERDLSRGLDFLALVKEAFVANVCNNEQGPIDMAPGCYNEEFGPIFQELLLSFTEESSLISSPDALSNASRNESLDSRSSTGSKICSTPLLGRSENKSSIGMKNKKKNKKSTDHKEGEFIHGIVQGANASNRITLSRECSYVDEVRLQQEARKKWRENVRIVLLVDLVICCILFLAWLFICDGFKCVAT comes from the coding sequence ATGATTCCGGCGGAGCCGAATAATCAATTCATTTACGCTTGTGTTTCAAAAGGAACGATGATCTTATCCGAACTCAACATGGCCGGTGATACCGATATCGAAAAGATAGCTTCAAAATGTCTTGAAAAAGCTCCAAACCTTCATCAAAAGTTCTCTCAGACAACTTCAACCAAAACGTATAGTTTCTTGGTGGATGGTCTTTTTACATATTTCGCAATCTTTCAGAAAAACACAATTCCGAATGTGGATGGCAGCGAACGGGATTTGTCTCGCGGCCTGGACTTTCTTGCGCTGGTTAAAGAGGCGTTCGTTGCAAATGTCTGCAACAATGAACAAGGGCCAATAGACATGGCTCCCGGTTGCTATAACGAAGAATTTGGTCCGATTTTCCAAGAGCTATTATTATCTTTTACTGAAGAATCGTCATTAATATCGTCACCGGATGCTTTATCAAATGCTAGTCGAAATGAAAGCCTTGACTCGAGATCGTCCACAGGAAGTAAAATTTGTTCGACACCGTTGCTCGGAAGATCAGAGAACAAGAGTAGTATAGgtatgaagaacaagaagaagaataagaaaagtaCTGATCATAAAGAAGGTGAATTCATCCACGGCATAGTACAAGGAGCGAATGCATCGAATCGAATCACGTTGAGCAGAGAATGTAGCTACGTAGATGAAGTAAGATTGCAGCAAGAAGCTCGgaagaaatggagagaaaatgttAGAATAgttttgttggtggatttagtTATTTGTTGTATTTTGTTCTTGGCATGGTTATTCATTTGCGATGGATTCAAATGTGTAGCTACCTGA